The stretch of DNA TGTATGCCATAACAATATCACGTACATTAGATGCCTTCAGTGATATCTTTATATTCTTAAATCGTTCTTTTTCGAAAATCTTTAAATACGACAAAACACTATTCACTAAATCTGAAGCACCTTTTGACAAACCTGCGATACGTTTTGAATTCTTTTTTACTGATCCCGAGTTTGCACCGATACGGATAGGAATACCTCTGGCTTTACATGTTTTAATAACGCTCACAACCTGCTCACGTTTATATATATTTCCCGGATTAAGACGTACACAATCCGCATATTTCGCGGCTTCTATTGCCAAACGCCAATCAAAATGAATATCAGCAACAAGAGGTATCGTAATACCTTTTTGGATAGCTTCTAATGCGCGGGCACTTTCCTTATCTTTTACGGTCACTCTTACGATCTCACAGCCCTGACGTTCCAATAACTTTATCTGAGCAACTGTTTTACGGACATCTTTTGTATCAGTCGTTGTCATAGACTGTATCGATATTGGCGCAGACCCGCCAATAGGAACCTTCCCAACCATTATCTTTTTTGTCTTTCTTCTCTTCATTAAGGAATCCCTAATAAAAAATTAAAAGTACCGAAGGTACAAAATGCAAACCACCAAAAACACAAAAAAAGTGCCGAAGACGCAAAATTAAAAGTGCCGAAGGCACCTAGAAGAATCTTTTTATATCGTTAAAGGTAACAAACACCATAAGAGCAATTAATACTGTCAGGCCCACACGCTGAGCAATGTCCATTGCCTTAAAACTTATTGGTTTACCTTTAACAAGCTCAAACGTGTAAAACATTATGTGTCCACCGTCAAGGACCGGTATAGGAAGCATATTAATAACCGCAAGACTCACGCTTAATACCGCCATAAAATTAAAGAGATTTAGTATTCCCTTCTTCGCGGTTTCACCAGCTAATTGCGCAATGAATATCGGACCCCCCATACTGCTTGCAGGCAATTGTCGTGTTGCAATCATCCAGATCCCCTTATAAGTAAGCCCTGTAAGCTGCACGGTATGAGTAACACCGTTTTTTATAGCCCCAAAAAATCCCCGCCGTTCTTTTACAACAACCATGGAAGGGGTAATGCCAATAACACCAATATTATGTTCTCTTCCAAAAATATCTTTTATATTTTCTGCACGAGGTATAATCGGTATAACCACTTCAGTTTCACGATCATTCACTTTTCTTGTCACAGTAAATGCAAGTTCTTTTCCCGCGTTTGGATAAATTAACTTTACTAACTCATCCCATTTTTTTACCGGAGTGCCATTAACCGCAATAATATTGTCATCTTGTAGAAGACCTGCAATTTGAGCGGGGTAATCTTTCTTAACGCTACCAACATTTGATGTTAAAACCGGCATGCCGACAAAGAATATTCCGGAAAATATAACACATGCAAGAACAACGTTCATAATCGGCCCAGCCGCAACAATTGCTATTCTCGCAAATGGTTTTTTTGCAAAAAAATCATATGGCTCAGACGTATCTTTTTTACCCGGCTCATCACCTGCCATTTTTACATACCCACCTAATGGTAACGCGCATATTAAATACTCTGTATGTCCCCGTTTAATACTCACGAGTTTAGGCCCAAACCCTAAAGAAAACTTTTCGACACGCACCCCATTTAGTTTAGCAACAATAAAATGTCCCAGTTCATGAATAAAGACAATAACACCTAAAACAAATATTAGTGAAATAACGTATACCATAACTCTCCTTTAAATATAATCTGCTTTTATAAAAATGGGTACAGCCCCCTTTTTAAAACTGTTTTTCGTTTTGAATCTGTAGTCTCTGGTCTGTGGTCTTGCTCATTTCTTTATTTTCTATATACGCATGAGCTTGTTTTCGCGCCCATGCATCAACTTCTAACACAACATCAACCGAGGTACAAGGAATAACTTCGTGAGCGTTCATCACTCCCTCAACGATATAAGGTATATCCATAAAACCGATTTGCCCATCAATAAATTTACTTACAGCTACTTCATTTGCCGCATTAAATACCGCGGGTAATGTCCCCCCTCCGCGAGCTGCCTTATAGGCAAGTTTTAAACCCGGAAATCTTTCGGTATCAGGCTCGTCAAATGACAATGTTTTTAACTGCGTAAAATCAAGGTACTGGGCAATATTATTTTCTCTACCCGGATAAGTCAGTGCATATTGTATAGGTATTTTCATATCCGGCACACTGAGCTGGGCAAGAACAGACCCATCAATATATTCTACCATCGAGTGGATAATGCTCTCTTTATGTATAACTACTTCTATTTTATCAATATCAATACCAAAAAGCCATAGTGCTTCAATAACCTCAAGCCCTTTGTTTATCAGGCCCGCCGAATCGATAGTGACCTTTTTTCCCATTGCCCATTTCGGATGATCAAGCACTTCATCAAGTGTTACCGTTTGCAATTTTTCTCGTGACGTATGCAGGAAAGGCCCCCCTGAAGCGGTAATAATAATCCGCCTTATCGTGTTTGGATCAACACCATCAAGACATTGAAATATTGCGCTGTGTTCACTATCAACAGGCAGTATTCGTGCCCCGGACAATTTGGCAGCATTCATGACAAGCTCACCCGCTATGACAAGCACTTCTTTGTTTGCAAGTGCAATATCAATACCTTGCTCGACTGCTTTCAGTGTCGGCACGAGTCCGGCACTACCAACGACAGCTGAAACGACCATGGTATTATTTTTGTGTGCGGCAACTTCACAAAGGCCTTTAAGTCCGCTTACCACATGTACATTTCCCGCAACCTTCTCTTTGAGAAGTTCTGCAGAAGACTCGTCCCACACAGCAACGATTTCAGGAGAAAACTCATCTATTTGGCGTGCCAATTCATCTACTGCACTTTTTGCGGCAAGACCCACAACCTTAAAACCAGGAGTTTTGCGAATAACCTCAAGGGTACTTTGACCTATTGAGCCAGTTGATCCGAGTATTGATATGTATTTCATAATTCACCATAAAGGTGTCAATTAACAAATATTTTTAAGTACAGATATATCACAGGCGCGCAAAAAAGAAGACCATCAATAAGATCCATCACCCCGCCCATACCGGGGATAAAATGACCCGAATCTTTCACTCCGGCATCTCTTTTTAAAATTGATTCAAAGAGATCACCAATTTGTGAAACAAAACCAATAATGAGTCCAAGATATAACACATGATGCCAGGCAAGGCCCTGAACAAAAAATAATTTTCCTAAAACAGCACCACATACCGCACCAACTATTCCGCCAATGGCACCTTCAACAGTTTTCTTAGGACTGATAACGGGTGCAAGTTTATGCCTGCCAAAAAGATTGCCGAAACCATAGGCAAAAATGTCAGAGAGATACACCATAACAAATATATAAAATATCAACCAGCCGCCACCATTAGGCTGCATATAATTTATTCGCATTAAAAAAGAGAAAAACCAGCTCACATAAAATACGGTACCAATTGATGCAAAAATCCCAAACATCGATCCCTCTATACCGTTTTTTATCCCGTATAATATTAGTAGCCCTACAAAAAACGCTAATATTACTAATGCAGAATAGTCATTAGGGATAAGGTTATGTATAGAAAAGAAAATAGACGATGAAAATACAATACCGGATGAGACAACATACAACTTAAATACAAAAACACCTTTCTTTTCAACCATGCTCAACACTTCATACATTCCAAAACCAACGAAAAGATTAGCCACAGTGAGAAGCAACCACGGCTGTGTATTGCTTGTCAGCAAGGTTACGGCAAAAAGAACCCCTAAAAACGCTGAACTTATCAATCTTTTTGCTAACATAAAAAACCTACATAAGTTAAAAGTTAAAAATATTGAAAATTATAATTTAAAAACAAAATAAATACTAATACTTAAACTGTACTTTTATTTCTTATCTTTATTAAGCCCGCCAAATCTTCGATCTCGCTGTTGATAGACATGTATCGCTTCAAGAAAATCATTTTCACGAAAATCAGGCCATAATGTTTTCGTAACATATAATTCAGTATACGATATTTGCCACAATAAAAAGTTACTCACCCTCATTTCACCGCTTGTACGAATAAGCAGTTCCGGATCAGGAATATTTTGTTTTCCTGTATATAAGCTCTGTGAAATCATCGCTTCATCTATATCTGTGGTCTTTATCTTTTTTTGCACGCATTGATCGGCAATGTCTTTTACCGCATCAACGATTTCCGGCCGCCCCCCATAGTTTAAGCACAACACCACCGTTAACTTATCATTGTCCTTTGTTGCTTGTTCTACATAATGTAGTTCACGCTGCACATCTTCTGGAAATTGTTCCGTCCTACCGATTGTTACAAGCCGCACATTATTATCAAGCATTTCCTTTAATTCCTGTTTTAAAAACTGTTTCAAAAGCTGCATGAGCGCTGCGATCTCCCTCTTTGGGCGCTTCCAATTATCAACAGAAAATGCATAAAGAGATAGGTATTTGACACCAATCTCACGACATGTTCG from Candidatus Ancaeobacter aquaticus encodes:
- the rseP gene encoding RIP metalloprotease RseP — translated: MVYVISLIFVLGVIVFIHELGHFIVAKLNGVRVEKFSLGFGPKLVSIKRGHTEYLICALPLGGYVKMAGDEPGKKDTSEPYDFFAKKPFARIAIVAAGPIMNVVLACVIFSGIFFVGMPVLTSNVGSVKKDYPAQIAGLLQDDNIIAVNGTPVKKWDELVKLIYPNAGKELAFTVTRKVNDRETEVVIPIIPRAENIKDIFGREHNIGVIGITPSMVVVKERRGFFGAIKNGVTHTVQLTGLTYKGIWMIATRQLPASSMGGPIFIAQLAGETAKKGILNLFNFMAVLSVSLAVINMLPIPVLDGGHIMFYTFELVKGKPISFKAMDIAQRVGLTVLIALMVFVTFNDIKRFF
- the ispG gene encoding flavodoxin-dependent (E)-4-hydroxy-3-methylbut-2-enyl-diphosphate synthase; amino-acid sequence: MKRRKTKKIMVGKVPIGGSAPISIQSMTTTDTKDVRKTVAQIKLLERQGCEIVRVTVKDKESARALEAIQKGITIPLVADIHFDWRLAIEAAKYADCVRLNPGNIYKREQVVSVIKTCKARGIPIRIGANSGSVKKNSKRIAGLSKGASDLVNSVLSYLKIFEKERFKNIKISLKASNVRDIVMAYRVLAKKCDYPFHVGVTASGLPFAGTIKSSIGIGALLVDGIGDTVRVSLTSDPINEVKVAKEILKCLNLREFGPTLIACPTCGRSEVNLIELAKKIDKVMASYTRPIEVAVMGCVVNGPGEAREADIGIAGGKGVGVIFRKGKVVKKVKEKDLVPEFIKELERLK
- a CDS encoding isoprenyl transferase, whose translation is MKKNTPLGLLEKIDIKNPPQHIAIIMDGNGRWAASKGFLRVRGHREGSDSIRSVVRTCREIGVKYLSLYAFSVDNWKRPKREIAALMQLLKQFLKQELKEMLDNNVRLVTIGRTEQFPEDVQRELHYVEQATKDNDKLTVVLCLNYGGRPEIVDAVKDIADQCVQKKIKTTDIDEAMISQSLYTGKQNIPDPELLIRTSGEMRVSNFLLWQISYTELYVTKTLWPDFRENDFLEAIHVYQQRDRRFGGLNKDKK
- a CDS encoding phosphatidate cytidylyltransferase, whose amino-acid sequence is MLAKRLISSAFLGVLFAVTLLTSNTQPWLLLTVANLFVGFGMYEVLSMVEKKGVFVFKLYVVSSGIVFSSSIFFSIHNLIPNDYSALVILAFFVGLLILYGIKNGIEGSMFGIFASIGTVFYVSWFFSFLMRINYMQPNGGGWLIFYIFVMVYLSDIFAYGFGNLFGRHKLAPVISPKKTVEGAIGGIVGAVCGAVLGKLFFVQGLAWHHVLYLGLIIGFVSQIGDLFESILKRDAGVKDSGHFIPGMGGVMDLIDGLLFCAPVIYLYLKIFVN
- a CDS encoding 1-deoxy-D-xylulose-5-phosphate reductoisomerase; the protein is MKYISILGSTGSIGQSTLEVIRKTPGFKVVGLAAKSAVDELARQIDEFSPEIVAVWDESSAELLKEKVAGNVHVVSGLKGLCEVAAHKNNTMVVSAVVGSAGLVPTLKAVEQGIDIALANKEVLVIAGELVMNAAKLSGARILPVDSEHSAIFQCLDGVDPNTIRRIIITASGGPFLHTSREKLQTVTLDEVLDHPKWAMGKKVTIDSAGLINKGLEVIEALWLFGIDIDKIEVVIHKESIIHSMVEYIDGSVLAQLSVPDMKIPIQYALTYPGRENNIAQYLDFTQLKTLSFDEPDTERFPGLKLAYKAARGGGTLPAVFNAANEVAVSKFIDGQIGFMDIPYIVEGVMNAHEVIPCTSVDVVLEVDAWARKQAHAYIENKEMSKTTDQRLQIQNEKQF